The following proteins are co-located in the Echinicola sp. 20G genome:
- a CDS encoding arylsulfatase gives MSFNLFFAIMSFLPVFFSCTKKESITIKQPNIILIVADDLGYSDLGCFGGEIQTPFLNSIANEGVRLPNMNNAGMCVISRSSLLTGQWWPKVGYGIEHGENIAQELKKEGYSTGLIGKWHLNGEPNEKGFDYFFGFLGGYSTYFQGSSDYRENKKIYKDFDNEFYSTDEFSERAVSFVNERAGHKDQPFFLYLSYQSPHNPLQAPKEDIMKYRGTYLSGWQAIREARVKRQKAIGLVNENTPLPGYPQNLPEWESLSFAQKDLEDLRMSVYAAMVERMDNGVGKLMESLKVNGLAENTLVIFLSDNGTDSFSVMDSVMLQKGVLPGDIGSNYQPGTGWAYASVTPRRLYKISQHGGGVKTGAIAWWPKTIRNSGTLLFDPLHVIDVFPTFLDVAGNMDKKSTDQNNTKVVAGESFAALLKGEEWERKSPMYFQFMDNRAIRTDKWSLVEVDGNGWELYDTETDPMETRDLSSQYPEKVNELDMQWLMWWKTESGKSNYRPESTHNSPHYKPQGDRGTGAEYTPSAMPANLNSRYPLKNRP, from the coding sequence ATGTCATTTAACCTATTTTTTGCCATCATGTCTTTTCTGCCTGTTTTTTTTTCTTGTACAAAGAAAGAATCGATTACCATAAAACAACCCAATATAATTCTAATAGTCGCTGATGATTTAGGATATAGTGATTTAGGCTGTTTCGGCGGTGAAATTCAAACTCCCTTTCTGAACAGTATAGCCAATGAAGGAGTGAGGCTTCCCAATATGAACAATGCAGGAATGTGCGTGATTTCAAGAAGTTCACTACTCACAGGACAATGGTGGCCTAAAGTCGGTTATGGGATAGAACATGGGGAGAATATTGCTCAAGAATTAAAAAAAGAAGGATACAGCACTGGGCTTATCGGTAAGTGGCATTTAAATGGTGAACCCAATGAAAAAGGCTTTGATTATTTTTTTGGTTTTTTGGGAGGCTATTCTACCTATTTTCAGGGCAGTTCCGACTATCGGGAGAACAAAAAAATATATAAAGATTTTGACAATGAATTTTACAGTACGGATGAATTTAGTGAGCGGGCCGTATCATTTGTTAATGAAAGGGCAGGCCATAAAGACCAACCCTTTTTTCTTTATTTGAGCTACCAGTCCCCCCATAATCCCCTACAGGCCCCCAAGGAAGACATTATGAAATACCGCGGGACCTATCTTTCAGGTTGGCAGGCTATTAGGGAGGCTCGTGTGAAAAGACAAAAAGCCATAGGGCTGGTCAATGAAAACACCCCTCTTCCTGGTTATCCACAAAACCTTCCAGAATGGGAAAGCTTGAGTTTTGCCCAAAAGGATTTGGAGGACCTAAGAATGTCTGTTTATGCCGCAATGGTAGAGCGCATGGACAATGGAGTAGGCAAATTGATGGAAAGTTTAAAAGTAAACGGTCTCGCTGAAAATACCTTGGTGATATTCCTTAGTGACAACGGAACAGATTCTTTTTCAGTGATGGACAGTGTTATGCTCCAAAAGGGAGTGCTACCCGGTGATATTGGGTCAAACTATCAGCCCGGAACAGGTTGGGCTTATGCCAGTGTTACGCCAAGGAGACTCTATAAAATAAGCCAGCATGGGGGAGGGGTAAAAACCGGTGCCATTGCCTGGTGGCCTAAAACAATTCGTAATAGTGGAACTTTACTTTTTGATCCACTACATGTGATCGATGTTTTTCCTACTTTCTTGGATGTCGCTGGCAATATGGATAAAAAAAGTACGGATCAAAATAATACAAAAGTGGTGGCAGGGGAGTCTTTTGCAGCCTTACTCAAAGGGGAAGAATGGGAGAGAAAATCACCTATGTATTTTCAATTTATGGATAACCGTGCAATACGAACGGATAAGTGGAGTTTGGTGGAAGTCGATGGAAACGGATGGGAATTATATGATACAGAAACAGACCCCATGGAAACACGTGATTTATCCAGTCAATATCCCGAAAAGGTCAATGAGCTGGATATGCAATGGTTGATGTGGTGGAAGACTGAAAGTGGAAAAAGTAATTACAGGCCGGAGAGTACGCACAATAGTCCTCATTATAAACCCCAAGGAGACCGGGGGACGGGGGCTGAATATACACCTTCAGCAATGCCGGCAAATCTCAACAGTCGTTATCCCTTAAAGAATCGCCCCTGA